The Enterobacter asburiae genome window below encodes:
- a CDS encoding IMPACT family protein — MESWLIPAEPVTFVEEIKKSRFITLLAHTDGVEAAKAFVESVRAEHPDARHHCVAWVAGPPDDSQQLGFSDDGEPAGTAGKPMLSQLMGSGVGEITAVVVRYYGGILLGTGGLVKAYGSGVQQALNMLTTIRKTPLTEYTLLCDYAQLSGIETLLKQFNGVIAHSDYQAMVQLRVALPQAELAAFSAKLADFSRGSLQLLPIEE, encoded by the coding sequence ATGGAAAGCTGGCTGATACCGGCTGAACCGGTCACCTTTGTTGAGGAAATCAAGAAAAGCCGCTTTATTACGCTGCTGGCGCATACCGACGGCGTAGAGGCGGCAAAGGCGTTTGTCGAATCCGTTCGGGCTGAGCATCCTGACGCGCGTCACCACTGCGTGGCGTGGGTGGCAGGGCCGCCGGACGATTCACAACAGCTGGGGTTTTCCGACGACGGTGAACCGGCGGGCACGGCCGGTAAACCCATGCTTTCGCAGCTGATGGGCAGCGGCGTGGGTGAAATTACCGCCGTGGTGGTGCGCTACTACGGCGGTATCCTGTTGGGCACGGGTGGGCTGGTAAAAGCGTATGGCAGCGGAGTTCAGCAGGCACTGAATATGCTCACAACTATCCGCAAAACGCCGCTCACTGAATATACTTTGTTGTGCGATTACGCTCAGCTATCGGGCATTGAAACGCTGCTCAAACAGTTTAACGGCGTGATTGCGCACAGTGATTACCAGGCAATGGTGCAATTACGCGTGGCGCTTCCTCAGGCGGAGCTGGCTGCTTTTTCAGCAAAACTGGCTGATTTTAGTCGTGGTTCGTTGCAATTGCTGCCGATTGAAGAATAA
- the trkH gene encoding Trk system potassium transporter TrkH — protein MHFRAITRIVGLLVILFSGTMILPGLVALIYRDGAGRAFTQTFFVALAIGSLLWWPNRRQKGELKSREGFLIVVLFWTVLGSVGSLPFIFSEQPNLSITDAFFESFSGLTTTGATTLVGLDSLPHAILFYRQMLQWFGGMGIIVLAVAILPILGVGGMQLYRAEMPGPLKDNKMRPRIAETAKTLWLIYVLLTVACALALWFAGMPAFDAIGHSFATIAIGGFSTHDASVGYFDSPTINTIIAIFLLISGCNYGLHFSLLSGRSLKVYWRDPEFRMFIGVQLTLVIICTLVLWFHDVYNSALTTLNQAFFQVVSMATTAGFTTDSIARWPLFLPVLLLCSAFIGGCAGSTGGGLKVIRILLLFKQGNRELKRLVHPNAVYSIKLGNRALPERILEAVWGFFSAYALVFIVSMLAIIATGVDDFSAFASVVATLNNLGPGLGVVADNFASMNPVAKWILIANMLFGRLEVFTLLVLFTPTFWRE, from the coding sequence ATGCATTTTCGTGCCATAACCCGAATCGTTGGACTACTGGTCATACTCTTTTCCGGGACGATGATTCTCCCAGGACTGGTGGCGCTTATCTACCGGGACGGCGCGGGGCGTGCATTTACCCAGACCTTCTTTGTCGCGCTGGCGATTGGCTCGCTGCTGTGGTGGCCAAACCGTCGTCAGAAAGGTGAGCTGAAATCTCGCGAAGGATTTCTGATTGTGGTCCTGTTCTGGACGGTGCTGGGGAGCGTTGGTTCGCTGCCCTTTATCTTCTCTGAACAGCCTAACCTGAGCATCACGGATGCCTTTTTTGAATCGTTCTCCGGTTTAACAACCACCGGGGCGACGACGCTGGTGGGGCTGGATTCACTCCCGCACGCCATTCTCTTTTATCGCCAGATGCTGCAGTGGTTCGGGGGGATGGGGATCATCGTCCTGGCAGTGGCTATTCTCCCTATTCTGGGCGTTGGCGGCATGCAGCTCTATCGCGCCGAAATGCCCGGACCGCTGAAAGATAACAAGATGCGCCCGCGTATTGCCGAGACGGCGAAAACCCTCTGGCTTATCTATGTATTACTGACGGTGGCCTGTGCGCTGGCGCTATGGTTCGCCGGGATGCCCGCTTTCGACGCCATCGGACACAGCTTTGCGACGATCGCTATCGGCGGGTTCTCCACCCACGATGCCAGCGTCGGCTACTTCGACAGCCCAACCATTAACACCATCATTGCCATTTTCCTGCTGATTTCAGGCTGTAACTACGGTCTGCACTTCTCTTTACTGAGCGGGCGCAGCCTGAAGGTGTACTGGCGTGACCCGGAATTCCGCATGTTTATTGGCGTCCAGCTTACGCTGGTAATCATCTGTACCCTGGTGCTGTGGTTCCATGATGTCTACAACTCCGCGCTGACCACGCTAAATCAGGCGTTCTTCCAGGTGGTATCGATGGCGACGACCGCCGGGTTTACCACGGACAGCATCGCGCGCTGGCCGCTGTTCCTGCCGGTGCTGCTTTTATGCTCGGCATTTATCGGGGGCTGTGCGGGTTCTACGGGCGGCGGCCTGAAGGTGATTCGTATTCTGCTGCTGTTTAAGCAGGGCAACCGTGAGCTGAAGCGCCTGGTCCACCCGAACGCGGTTTACAGCATTAAGCTGGGGAACCGCGCGCTGCCGGAACGTATCCTCGAAGCGGTGTGGGGATTCTTCTCGGCGTATGCGCTGGTCTTTATCGTCAGTATGCTGGCGATTATCGCGACGGGGGTGGATGATTTCTCCGCCTTTGCGTCCGTCGTAGCAACATTGAATAACCTCGGGCCCGGCCTGGGCGTTGTGGCGGATAACTTTGCCAGCATGAACCCGGTCGCGAAATGGATCCTCATCGCCAATATGCTGTTTGGTCGTCTTGAGGTCTTTACGCTGCTGGTGCTGTTCACCCCTACATTCTGGCGCGAGTAA
- the hemG gene encoding menaquinone-dependent protoporphyrinogen IX dehydrogenase gives MKTLILFSTRDGQTREIAAYLASELKELGIYSDVVNLNRAEQIAWQEYDRVVIGASIRYGHFHPALDRFVKKHTAVLNKLPGAFYSVNLVARKAEKRTPQTNSYTRKFLLSSPWQPDLCAVFAGALRYPRYRWYDRFMIRLIMKMTGGETDTRKEVVYTDWSQVASFAREIAHLTGDSRHK, from the coding sequence ATGAAAACATTGATTCTTTTCTCTACGCGAGACGGGCAAACGCGTGAGATTGCCGCTTATCTGGCGTCGGAATTAAAAGAGCTGGGTATTTACTCTGATGTGGTGAACCTGAACCGTGCGGAGCAGATAGCCTGGCAGGAGTACGATCGCGTGGTGATTGGCGCGTCAATTCGTTACGGGCATTTCCATCCGGCGCTGGATCGCTTTGTGAAAAAGCACACGGCGGTGCTCAACAAATTGCCCGGTGCCTTTTACTCGGTCAACCTGGTCGCACGTAAAGCTGAGAAGCGTACGCCGCAGACCAACAGCTACACGCGCAAGTTTTTACTCAGCTCGCCGTGGCAGCCAGACCTGTGCGCCGTCTTTGCCGGCGCGCTGCGCTACCCTCGCTACCGCTGGTATGACCGCTTTATGATCCGCCTGATTATGAAGATGACCGGGGGTGAAACCGATACGCGTAAAGAAGTGGTTTATACCGACTGGTCGCAGGTGGCCAGTTTTGCGCGGGAAATCGCACATTTAACGGGCGATTCGCGACATAAATAA
- the pepQ gene encoding Xaa-Pro dipeptidase, whose protein sequence is MDSLASLYKNHIVTLQERTRDVLARFKLDALLIHSGELMNTFLDDHAYPFKVNPQFKAWVPVTQVPNCWLLVDGVNKPKLWFYLPVDYWHNVEPLPTSFWTEEIDVIALPKADGIGSQLPAARGNIAYIGPVPERALGLDIPADKLNPKGVLDYLHYYRAYKTDYELYCMREAQKTAVNGHRAAHEAFQSGMSEFDINQAYLTATGHRDTDVPYSNIVALNEHASVLHYTKLDHHVPSEMRSFLLDAGAEYNGYAADLTRTWAANADTDFAQLIKDVNDEQLALIATMKAGTSYVDYHIQFHQRIAKLLRKHQIVKDMSEEAMVENDLTGPFMPHGIGHPLGLQVHDVAGFMQDDTGTHLAAPSKYPYLRCTRILEPRMVLTIEPGIYFIESLLAPWREGQFSKHFNWEKIDALKPFGGIRIEDNVVVHENGIENMTRDLKLA, encoded by the coding sequence ATGGACTCACTGGCTTCGCTTTATAAAAATCATATCGTTACCCTACAGGAACGTACCCGCGATGTACTGGCCCGCTTTAAGCTGGATGCGCTGCTGATCCACTCCGGCGAGCTGATGAATACCTTTCTGGATGACCACGCTTATCCGTTCAAGGTGAACCCGCAGTTTAAAGCCTGGGTGCCGGTAACTCAGGTTCCAAATTGCTGGCTGCTGGTGGACGGCGTGAACAAGCCGAAACTGTGGTTCTACCTGCCGGTCGATTACTGGCACAACGTAGAACCGCTGCCGACCTCTTTCTGGACGGAAGAGATTGATGTGATTGCACTGCCGAAAGCGGACGGCATTGGCAGCCAGCTGCCTGCCGCGCGGGGCAACATCGCCTATATTGGCCCTGTTCCGGAGCGCGCGCTGGGTCTGGATATTCCGGCAGACAAACTCAATCCGAAAGGCGTGCTGGATTACCTGCACTATTACCGCGCGTATAAAACCGACTACGAACTTTACTGCATGCGTGAAGCGCAAAAAACGGCGGTGAATGGCCACCGTGCCGCGCACGAAGCGTTCCAGTCGGGGATGAGCGAGTTCGACATCAATCAGGCCTATCTGACCGCGACGGGCCACCGTGATACCGACGTGCCTTACAGCAATATCGTCGCGCTGAATGAGCACGCGTCTGTGCTTCACTACACCAAGCTGGATCACCATGTTCCGTCGGAAATGCGCAGCTTCCTGCTGGACGCAGGGGCAGAGTACAACGGCTACGCGGCCGACCTGACCCGTACCTGGGCGGCGAATGCGGATACCGATTTCGCGCAGCTGATTAAAGACGTGAACGATGAACAGCTGGCGCTGATTGCCACCATGAAGGCGGGAACCAGCTATGTGGATTACCACATCCAGTTCCATCAGCGCATCGCAAAACTGCTGCGTAAGCATCAGATTGTGAAAGACATGAGCGAAGAGGCGATGGTCGAGAACGATCTGACCGGGCCATTCATGCCGCACGGTATCGGTCACCCGCTGGGCCTGCAGGTTCACGACGTTGCGGGCTTTATGCAGGATGACACCGGGACGCACCTGGCGGCTCCGTCTAAATATCCTTACCTGCGCTGCACCCGTATTCTGGAGCCGCGTATGGTGTTGACGATTGAACCGGGGATCTACTTTATCGAATCCCTGCTGGCGCCGTGGCGTGAAGGCCAGTTCAGCAAACACTTCAACTGGGAAAAAATTGACGCGCTGAAGCCGTTTGGCGGCATTCGCATCGAAGATAACGTGGTGGTTCACGAAAACGGTATTGAGAACATGACGCGAGACCTGAAGCTGGCCTGA